Proteins encoded by one window of Salmonirosea aquatica:
- a CDS encoding glycoside hydrolase family 26 protein, giving the protein MNRLSLFITSLSLAFNLLSVPAIATTRSRLIDSKATPETKALYHNLGKLARKHILFGHQHATEYGHGWYGEAARSDVKSVTGSHPAVVGVDFSGLSGRPPEAIERAKESLRRQIADTYDRGGVTTVAWHFSNPVTPQTGFYWKDSLSAPAVANLIPGGSHHEEYKNILQTIGSLANSIRGNDGKQVPLLFRPYHELDGGWFWWGKPHCTAEEFTSLWRFTVSYLRDSLDVHNFIYVFSPDALFKTEAEYLERYPGDAWVDMVGMDDYADFGRNGRYNLPAGIAKLKIVSDYARKAGKLAAFTETGLESIPDTTWWTGSLLKALKAEKMKLAYVLVWRNDARSATHFYAPYPGHTSVPDFLDFYKDPYTVFEADLPRLYQRRKFLFF; this is encoded by the coding sequence ATGAACAGGCTTTCTTTATTCATCACCTCGCTGAGTCTGGCATTCAATTTACTATCCGTTCCAGCAATAGCAACGACGCGCTCCCGATTGATTGATTCCAAAGCTACCCCCGAAACCAAAGCCCTGTACCATAATCTTGGCAAGCTTGCCCGCAAGCATATTCTTTTCGGACACCAGCACGCCACCGAGTACGGCCACGGTTGGTACGGAGAAGCTGCCCGCTCCGATGTCAAGTCCGTGACGGGCTCGCATCCGGCGGTGGTTGGGGTCGATTTCAGTGGCTTGTCGGGCCGCCCGCCCGAAGCGATTGAGCGCGCCAAAGAGTCGCTGCGCCGACAGATTGCCGATACCTATGATCGGGGTGGGGTAACGACCGTAGCCTGGCATTTTTCCAATCCGGTGACGCCCCAAACGGGCTTTTACTGGAAAGATTCCCTTTCGGCTCCGGCGGTGGCCAATCTCATTCCGGGCGGCTCGCACCATGAGGAATACAAAAACATTTTACAAACGATTGGCAGTCTGGCTAATTCAATTCGGGGCAACGATGGCAAGCAGGTACCCCTGCTCTTCCGTCCCTACCACGAACTGGACGGCGGCTGGTTCTGGTGGGGAAAGCCGCACTGTACCGCCGAGGAATTTACGTCACTTTGGCGGTTCACCGTCTCCTATTTGCGGGATAGCCTGGACGTGCATAATTTCATTTATGTATTTTCACCGGATGCGCTTTTCAAAACCGAAGCCGAGTACCTGGAAAGGTACCCCGGTGATGCCTGGGTGGATATGGTAGGGATGGACGACTACGCTGACTTTGGCCGCAATGGCCGCTACAATCTGCCAGCTGGAATTGCCAAGTTGAAAATCGTTTCGGACTACGCCCGCAAGGCCGGAAAACTGGCGGCATTTACCGAAACGGGCCTGGAATCGATCCCCGATACAACTTGGTGGACGGGCTCCTTGCTCAAAGCCCTGAAAGCGGAGAAAATGAAACTCGCCTACGTGCTGGTATGGCGCAACGATGCGCGCAGCGCCACGCACTTCTACGCCCCCTACCCGGGACATACCAGTGTTCCCGACTTTTTGGATTTTTACAAAGATCCTTATACGGTTTTTGAAGCCGATCTGCCCCGCCTGTACCAGCGCCGGAAATTCCTGTTTTTTTGA